The proteins below come from a single Micromonospora citrea genomic window:
- a CDS encoding GNAT family N-acetyltransferase has protein sequence MSRRLVSLTLDTLEDLPRPCRQCVYWELDPVSADRACATGDPGLEKEAWVSQTLLEWGSCGKLVYVDGMPAGFVLYAPPAYVPRSMAFPTSPVSADAALLMTANVVPAFAGGGLGRMLVQGVARDLTKRGIKAIEAFGDAKFGDAADPAGTCVAPADFFLSVGFKTVRPHPRFPRLRLELRTALSWKSDVEYALEKLLGSMSPETLLRPVRPAPATRSTAG, from the coding sequence ATGTCGCGACGTCTGGTCAGCTTGACCCTCGACACCCTGGAGGATCTGCCTCGCCCGTGCCGGCAGTGCGTCTACTGGGAGCTTGATCCGGTCTCGGCGGACCGCGCCTGCGCCACGGGCGACCCGGGGCTGGAGAAGGAGGCGTGGGTCTCCCAGACGCTGCTGGAGTGGGGCTCCTGCGGCAAGTTGGTCTACGTCGACGGCATGCCGGCCGGGTTCGTCCTGTACGCCCCGCCGGCCTACGTGCCCCGCTCGATGGCGTTCCCCACCTCGCCGGTCTCGGCCGACGCGGCGCTGCTGATGACGGCCAACGTGGTGCCCGCGTTCGCCGGTGGCGGGCTGGGCCGGATGCTGGTCCAGGGGGTCGCCCGGGACCTCACCAAGCGCGGGATCAAGGCGATCGAGGCGTTCGGCGACGCCAAGTTCGGCGACGCGGCGGATCCGGCCGGCACCTGCGTCGCCCCGGCCGACTTCTTCCTCTCCGTGGGCTTCAAGACCGTCCGCCCGCACCCCCGCTTCCCCCGGCTCCGCCTGGAGTTGCGCACGGCGCTGAGCTGGAAGTCCGACGTCGAGTACGCGCTGGAGAAGCTGCTCGGCTCGATGAGCCCCGAGACGCTGCTGCGTCCCGTCCGCCCGGCCCCGGCCACCCGCTCCACCGCCGGCTGA
- a CDS encoding N-acetylmuramoyl-L-alanine amidase, with the protein MRPIRPGDRGPAVTEIRTVLTGLDLLPPAAPDADEFDAHTERAVRAFQQSRGLSVDGRVGAETWRALDAARWRLGARTLYHAVPEPLTGEDVRSLQERLLEMGYDVGRADAIYGVRTSRAVAQFQREVGLTPDGSCGPHTMNALRRLGRKVVGGRPQWLRESDAIRQSGPTLVGRTVVIDPGHGGTDPGVVVPDGRLRWTEADLVHDLASRLEGRLAASGVRVQLTRGPAPEACLPDVERAELANSLGADVFISLHLDGHANPAAEGVATYHYGTDNGVTSATGERLAGLVQREIVARTGLRDCRTHAKAWDLLRLTRMPAVRVEVGYLTSPDDRARLVDPRFRDRVAEAVVAAVQRMYFPIERDVPTGSIDVSELRAVVAAGTVVD; encoded by the coding sequence GTGCGTCCGATCCGACCCGGTGACCGTGGACCGGCGGTCACCGAGATCCGTACGGTGCTGACCGGCCTCGACCTGCTCCCGCCGGCGGCACCCGACGCCGACGAGTTCGACGCCCACACCGAACGCGCCGTACGGGCCTTCCAGCAGTCGCGAGGGCTCAGCGTGGACGGCCGGGTCGGTGCGGAGACCTGGCGGGCCCTCGACGCCGCCCGCTGGCGGCTCGGCGCCCGCACCCTCTACCACGCGGTCCCCGAGCCGCTCACCGGCGAGGACGTCCGGTCGCTGCAGGAGCGGCTGCTGGAGATGGGGTACGACGTGGGGCGCGCGGACGCCATCTACGGCGTACGGACCTCCCGGGCGGTCGCCCAGTTCCAGCGCGAGGTCGGGCTGACCCCCGACGGCTCGTGCGGACCGCACACCATGAACGCGCTGCGCCGGCTCGGACGCAAGGTCGTCGGCGGGCGGCCGCAGTGGCTGCGCGAGTCCGACGCCATCCGGCAGTCCGGCCCGACGCTGGTGGGGCGGACCGTGGTGATCGACCCCGGCCACGGGGGCACCGACCCGGGCGTGGTGGTGCCGGACGGGCGGCTGCGGTGGACCGAGGCGGACCTGGTGCACGACCTGGCCAGCCGGCTGGAGGGCCGCCTCGCCGCCTCCGGCGTCCGGGTGCAGCTCACCCGCGGTCCCGCCCCGGAGGCCTGCCTGCCGGACGTCGAGCGGGCGGAACTGGCCAACTCGCTGGGGGCGGACGTGTTCATCTCGCTGCACCTCGACGGGCACGCGAACCCGGCGGCCGAGGGCGTGGCGACCTACCACTACGGCACCGACAACGGCGTCACCTCGGCGACCGGGGAACGGCTCGCCGGGCTCGTGCAGCGGGAGATCGTCGCGCGGACCGGACTGCGCGACTGCCGTACGCACGCCAAGGCGTGGGACCTGCTCCGGCTGACCCGGATGCCGGCCGTACGCGTCGAGGTCGGCTACCTCACCTCGCCCGACGACCGGGCCCGGCTGGTCGACCCCCGGTTCCGGGACCGGGTGGCCGAGGCGGTCGTGGCCGCGGTGCAGCGGATGTACTTCCCGATCGAGCGGGACGTGCCCACCGGCTCGATCGACGTGAGCGAGCTGCGGGCGGTGGTGGCCGCCGGCACGGTGGTGGACTGA
- the trxA gene encoding thioredoxin, whose product MGATKSVTDASFAADVLKSDKPVLVDFWAEWCGPCRKVSPLLEEIAGEMGDQVTIVKVNIDENPETARAYRVMSVPTLTVFKNGEPVQSIAGAKPKGELVKLIESAL is encoded by the coding sequence GTGGGAGCAACGAAGTCGGTCACCGACGCGAGTTTCGCCGCGGACGTGCTGAAGTCCGACAAGCCGGTTCTGGTGGACTTCTGGGCCGAGTGGTGCGGGCCGTGCCGCAAGGTGTCGCCGCTGCTGGAGGAGATCGCCGGCGAGATGGGCGACCAGGTCACCATCGTCAAGGTCAACATCGACGAGAACCCGGAGACCGCCCGTGCCTACCGGGTGATGTCGGTCCCGACCCTCACCGTGTTCAAGAACGGCGAGCCGGTGCAGTCGATCGCCGGCGCCAAGCCGAAGGGCGAGCTGGTCAAGCTCATCGAATCGGCACTCTGA